Proteins from a genomic interval of Deltaproteobacteria bacterium:
- a CDS encoding HD domain-containing protein: MGASPQDTARDLAQRLAGASHSRRLYAKGSAIWQNTLDALMSEISGFFQTTGLSELTVALLGDGLAVGGVPFTKMPANVVRFVAQLRLRDIEIISLKPGCTATDIETMLSFLSAETAEVAAVNANVWLKERGVETISIKHLKLMRAANMGSFREVYRMGSTVMRKQFEKAAQAGVVDLGPVMDLAKTLMDMVVGSNSPVATLLALRDRDDFSYIHSVNTGTIAGCQAAALGLSEHEIQEISTAGLLHDIGKTVLPVELTGKRGPLSLEEMQMLGRHTIEGVKILLASQGGNRIAAIAAFEHHRTPSADRNVPSPLMTSQLVALADTFDGLRTLRPFDDHLSMQGALAFMYAKLRNRFNPYLLGRFATMCGMFAKGDMVRLSTGELAQVTEPHAESALHPAVEILEQETGKLEPGLIIDLTEFARATPPVSIVLPVTAAFADLQPDELDWLG; encoded by the coding sequence ATGGGAGCAAGCCCTCAGGATACCGCACGAGATCTGGCGCAACGGCTTGCTGGAGCAAGCCACAGCAGGCGCCTTTACGCCAAGGGCAGTGCAATCTGGCAAAACACGCTGGATGCGCTGATGAGCGAAATTTCCGGGTTCTTCCAGACGACAGGGCTGTCTGAGCTTACCGTCGCACTTCTGGGTGATGGACTTGCAGTTGGTGGTGTGCCCTTCACAAAGATGCCAGCCAATGTGGTCCGGTTTGTCGCGCAGCTGAGGCTGCGCGATATCGAAATCATCTCGCTCAAGCCGGGCTGCACGGCCACGGACATCGAAACGATGCTCTCCTTTCTGTCGGCGGAAACGGCGGAAGTCGCCGCCGTCAATGCGAATGTCTGGCTGAAGGAACGGGGAGTCGAGACGATTTCCATCAAGCATCTGAAACTGATGCGGGCTGCCAACATGGGGAGCTTCCGGGAGGTCTACCGGATGGGCAGCACCGTCATGCGCAAGCAGTTTGAAAAGGCGGCGCAGGCCGGTGTCGTTGATCTTGGCCCGGTCATGGACCTCGCCAAGACACTGATGGACATGGTGGTCGGCTCGAATTCACCCGTGGCAACACTGCTCGCACTTCGCGATCGTGACGACTTTTCCTATATCCATTCGGTAAATACGGGAACCATCGCCGGATGCCAGGCGGCCGCCTTGGGGCTTTCAGAGCATGAAATCCAGGAGATATCCACGGCGGGGCTGCTGCACGACATCGGGAAAACGGTTTTGCCGGTGGAGCTCACCGGAAAGCGTGGGCCGCTTTCACTTGAGGAAATGCAGATGCTCGGCCGGCATACGATTGAAGGGGTCAAGATACTGCTGGCAAGCCAGGGCGGGAACCGGATTGCCGCCATCGCTGCATTCGAACATCACCGGACGCCATCGGCAGACCGGAACGTGCCCAGCCCCCTGATGACCAGCCAGCTTGTTGCACTGGCAGACACATTCGATGGCCTGAGAACCCTGCGGCCCTTTGACGATCACCTCTCCATGCAGGGTGCGCTTGCGTTCATGTATGCAAAGCTGCGGAACCGGTTCAACCCCTATCTGCTTGGCCGGTTTGCGACCATGTGCGGAATGTTTGCCAAAGGGGACATGGTCCGGCTCTCAACGGGTGAACTGGCACAGGTAACTGAGCCTCACGCGGAAAGCGCGCTGCACCCGGCCGTCGAAATCTTGGAGCAGGAAACCGGAAAGCTGGAGCCCGGGCTCATCATTGACCTGACGGAGTTTGCCCGGGCGACGCCACCAGTGAGCATTGTTCTTCCCGTCACGGCGGCATTTGCCGATTTGCAGCCGGATGAACTGGACTGGCTCGGCTGA